Proteins from one Alysiella filiformis genomic window:
- a CDS encoding Ig-like domain-containing protein: protein MKIKLNISKNGQLVQSVDLPIQTTEHLNFEETAQYRFFSEDNQSLPNVRFEQQGDEVWFWLPEQTPQEPPILILHEGNGFVAASHLPQTALKASQVAASHNWQFVGFVGGLALLGGGVALASSRSGKDKNPQNHDKASESNPTSAQNHATSTSESQLQAALKQMQSELDTAKHQANRAQSNAEIAQIQAQRAENAIKASETLKAETERAKAQAIAAQNQAEQAKNDAQTEKTLAENAKNDALNAQNQAQAAQQAAQAQQIAAEQAQKAAESAQAKAQIAQEQAIAAQKRAENEKALAENAKNKAESAQKAAEIAQAHAQSAEQIAEKAQQAAQIAQAQAQQAQKTAEDMKSETQAEKALAEQAKQAAELAQAKAETAQKAAEIAQSNAANAQKAAEQAKADAQAEKTLAENAKNAAEVAQSNALNAQKAAEQAKADAQTEKTLAENAKNAAEVAQSNALNAQKAAEQAKADAQAEKTLAENAKNAAEVAQSNALNAQKAAEQAKADAQAEKTLAENAKNAAEVAQSNALNAQKAAEQAKADAQAEKTLAENAKNAAEVAQSNAVNAQKAAEQAKADAQAEKTLAENAKNAAEVAQSNALNAQKAAEQAKADAQAEKTLAENAKNAAEVAQSNALNAQKAAEQAKADAQAEKTLAENAKNAAEVAQSNALNAQKAAEQALKDAQTAQVQAQQAQNVAENLKAETQAEKVLAENAKKAALAAQEQAEKARDKAIEAQQNAELEKQAAETAKQIAQDAESKAKAAQDKAQALANEAEMVKNQAVEAQKAAEAARDKAIDEKNATQKLYDELKAEWLAEARANPPKIQFNPIAGDNILNKAESESMQTLSGSVENARGKDVLNLKIGDETRPVAIENGVFRTEVSGSLLKEKPVIVAEIQRHGEMIVSKTAPEYEVQTEIRDPIITFNPITEDNVINQVESELPAIAVSGTVQHFHLGDKLSVEIGEAVPLEVDIADNGTFTFNVAGNTLLNHASIKASLKTTDSAGNVAQVSQVADYEVDVTPPAAQIILNQIANDNIINKSESEQAVTTITGSVSQLDKANDVVMMVCSCSSCSSPRSREFVVAIRDDNSFAVDVSTEELLKYDTVAVFAKDKAQNKGDVVTQKYRQDVILNKPVITLDAIPLVNRNVLNQNNFKLSGSITRDDDVPDAKLNIVIKINEIDHKPTLLSENGSLRWELPINQQQLNAWDKQTVNVRAEISVSDLAGNTATGESVSGQFDVKLSAALDIELEDIGRINPNEDLTVIGKVTGEFKPNDQVTIQVGSNGFRKNVEIDASTGQFTAIIDKDHLLGNNTIHATISTTDSANNPISAEGQATYSVPQDGDINIVLQHITGDEHINVSEAQSDNVRVSGSLNGEFAHTQKGKEIAMRIHGTEYKATVGEDLSFAFEVRGADLIAHRGYALTASLNDHGKIHQSNNLSYTVAPEAIAKIHLDDVKLDLAQELGSVRLSGKLDFSNSLFAQGQNENFVRAIKLKIGDQTFNVGIKQDEHTFFLDLTHEQYQALKGQPISYELIAYHSGHGYLQGHEYESAKYKNYDAIYNRGRNYLPHVMDVNGQKQLVLNKMSDEFAQNELKKVQVVFDETQIQLTQQLQIGTQHETTVSGRVSGAAQSGDEISITIGNAHYTTRVNEDLSFAIQVKNDDLKAVSNIQAALKIQNAKGENISLMDTVSVLQNRDVGDLFVNPHEYTTDRVVQHSDVNHNFAYFIDAIDMRSQYGFLNWNKTPFGGNTAEPAVIKYYFAKKEDYVSDNPVSAGKRVIPGTQEDYSAELKAAIHDAYAFYESVSNLKFQHTEHREEADTILMSARLNGGHSGTGWDGEKLILNTLYNEVDEFKKYINFHEIFHTLGATHIDVSSYDKFNQWSYAKAERTTEVSVMSYGDHFATQSGRNNLGLYDLAYLHWRFGVNKNRNTGNDVYRFNQYNPMMPDGNIYIWDAAGVDTFDASKENEGVNVNLTPGSWIYRGQISDTFLIKNKTHTEYGGELGKPLTEYFTEFGNEYIESEINGEEWKINNDMYTKWGFAITKNTYVDGQAFIGYGTQIENLIGSAHDDVLKGNKADNNIYGGDGNDQIWGDEGNDFLDGGAGADQMYGGLGNDIYVVDNLADTVTELDNQGTDTVYAHIDHYRLSDFVENLTLFGNALHGTGNDLANTIIGNDGNNVLQGLGGNDRLDGGRGSDTLTGGDGADTFVFSSLLDGSVDIIGDFDVSQDKIELALSAFSGLNAQNLAERVKYDASNGHLSYDPDGNGNADAIHFATLENKAALRIDETHFILG, encoded by the coding sequence ATGAAAATCAAATTGAATATCAGCAAAAATGGTCAGCTTGTTCAAAGCGTGGATTTGCCCATTCAAACCACCGAACATTTGAACTTTGAAGAAACCGCCCAATACCGCTTTTTCAGCGAAGACAATCAAAGTTTGCCCAATGTCCGCTTTGAACAACAAGGCGATGAAGTGTGGTTTTGGCTGCCTGAACAAACGCCACAAGAACCCCCCATTTTGATTTTGCATGAAGGAAACGGCTTTGTGGCGGCATCGCATTTGCCCCAAACCGCGCTCAAAGCCAGCCAAGTGGCAGCCAGTCATAATTGGCAGTTTGTCGGTTTTGTGGGCGGATTGGCTTTGCTGGGCGGTGGCGTGGCATTGGCAAGCAGCCGTTCGGGTAAGGACAAAAATCCCCAAAATCATGACAAAGCCAGCGAATCCAACCCAACATCGGCACAAAATCATGCCACCAGCACATCAGAAAGCCAATTACAGGCAGCCTTAAAGCAAATGCAAAGCGAGTTGGACACCGCCAAACATCAAGCCAATCGCGCCCAATCCAATGCGGAAATTGCCCAAATTCAAGCACAACGCGCCGAAAATGCCATTAAAGCCAGCGAAACGCTGAAAGCAGAAACCGAACGCGCCAAAGCCCAAGCCATAGCCGCACAAAATCAAGCCGAACAAGCCAAAAATGACGCACAAACCGAAAAAACGCTGGCTGAAAATGCCAAAAATGACGCGCTGAACGCACAAAATCAAGCACAAGCCGCTCAACAAGCCGCGCAAGCGCAACAAATTGCCGCCGAGCAAGCGCAAAAAGCCGCAGAATCCGCCCAAGCCAAGGCGCAAATCGCGCAAGAGCAGGCTATTGCCGCACAAAAACGGGCTGAAAATGAAAAAGCATTGGCTGAAAATGCCAAAAATAAGGCAGAGTCGGCACAAAAAGCGGCTGAAATTGCCCAAGCTCATGCCCAATCGGCAGAGCAAATTGCCGAAAAAGCCCAACAAGCCGCGCAAATCGCCCAAGCGCAAGCCCAGCAAGCGCAAAAAACAGCAGAAGACATGAAGTCAGAAACGCAAGCGGAAAAAGCGTTGGCAGAGCAAGCCAAACAAGCCGCAGAATTGGCGCAAGCCAAAGCGGAAACCGCACAGAAAGCGGCAGAAATCGCCCAATCCAACGCGGCAAACGCGCAAAAAGCAGCAGAACAAGCGAAAGCAGACGCGCAGGCCGAAAAAACGCTGGCTGAAAACGCGAAAAACGCGGCAGAAGTCGCCCAATCCAACGCGCTAAACGCACAAAAAGCAGCCGAACAAGCAAAAGCAGACGCACAAACCGAAAAAACGTTGGCTGAAAACGCGAAAAATGCGGCAGAAGTCGCCCAATCCAATGCGCTCAATGCACAAAAAGCCGCCGAGCAAGCAAAAGCAGACGCGCAAGCCGAAAAAACGCTGGCTGAAAACGCGAAAAACGCGGCAGAAGTCGCCCAATCCAACGCGCTCAATGCACAAAAAGCAGCCGAGCAAGCAAAAGCAGACGCGCAAGCCGAAAAAACGCTGGCTGAAAACGCGAAAAACGCGGCAGAAGTCGCGCAATCCAATGCGTTAAATGCACAAAAAGCCGCAGAACAAGCGAAAGCAGACGCGCAAGCCGAAAAAACGCTGGCTGAAAATGCGAAAAACGCGGCAGAAGTCGCCCAATCTAACGCGGTAAATGCGCAAAAAGCAGCCGAACAAGCAAAAGCAGACGCGCAAGCCGAAAAAACGTTGGCTGAAAACGCGAAAAATGCGGCAGAAGTCGCGCAATCCAACGCGCTAAATGCGCAAAAAGCCGCAGAACAAGCAAAAGCAGACGCGCAAGCCGAAAAAACGCTGGCTGAAAATGCGAAAAATGCGGCAGAAGTCGCCCAATCCAACGCGCTCAATGCACAAAAAGCCGCCGAGCAAGCGAAAGCAGACGCGCAAGCCGAAAAAACGCTGGCTGAAAATGCGAAAAACGCGGCAGAAGTCGCCCAATCCAACGCGCTCAATGCACAAAAAGCCGCCGAGCAAGCCTTGAAAGACGCACAAACTGCCCAAGTGCAAGCCCAGCAAGCACAAAACGTGGCGGAAAACCTGAAAGCGGAAACGCAAGCCGAAAAAGTGTTGGCGGAAAATGCCAAAAAGGCAGCGTTGGCAGCACAAGAACAGGCTGAAAAAGCCCGAGATAAAGCGATTGAGGCGCAACAAAACGCTGAATTGGAAAAACAGGCAGCCGAAACCGCCAAACAAATCGCCCAAGATGCCGAATCCAAAGCCAAAGCGGCACAAGATAAGGCGCAAGCCTTGGCGAATGAGGCTGAAATGGTGAAAAATCAGGCGGTTGAAGCGCAAAAAGCCGCCGAAGCCGCGCGTGATAAAGCCATTGATGAAAAAAATGCCACGCAAAAATTGTATGATGAATTGAAAGCGGAATGGCTTGCCGAGGCGCGTGCCAATCCGCCTAAAATCCAATTCAACCCCATTGCGGGCGACAATATTTTGAACAAAGCTGAAAGTGAATCCATGCAAACGCTTTCAGGCAGCGTGGAAAATGCGCGTGGTAAAGATGTGTTGAACCTGAAAATTGGCGATGAAACGCGCCCTGTGGCAATAGAAAATGGTGTGTTCCGCACCGAGGTTTCAGGCAGCCTGTTGAAGGAAAAACCTGTTATTGTTGCCGAAATTCAACGCCATGGCGAAATGATTGTCAGCAAAACTGCGCCCGAATATGAGGTGCAAACCGAAATCCGCGACCCCATTATCACTTTCAATCCGATTACCGAAGACAATGTCATCAACCAAGTGGAAAGTGAATTGCCTGCCATTGCGGTGTCGGGCACGGTGCAGCATTTTCATTTGGGCGACAAATTGAGCGTGGAAATTGGCGAAGCCGTTCCGCTTGAAGTGGACATTGCCGACAATGGCACGTTCACATTCAATGTGGCGGGCAACACTTTGCTCAATCACGCCAGCATTAAAGCCAGCCTGAAAACCACCGACAGCGCAGGCAATGTTGCCCAAGTCAGCCAAGTGGCAGACTATGAGGTAGATGTTACGCCGCCTGCCGCACAAATCATTTTGAACCAGATTGCCAACGACAACATCATCAACAAAAGCGAAAGCGAACAAGCCGTTACCACCATTACAGGCAGCGTGAGCCAGTTGGACAAAGCCAATGATGTGGTGATGATGGTGTGTTCGTGCAGTTCGTGTTCATCGCCGCGTTCGCGTGAGTTTGTGGTGGCAATTCGGGACGACAACAGCTTTGCGGTGGACGTGAGTACCGAAGAGCTGTTGAAATACGATACCGTAGCCGTGTTCGCCAAAGACAAGGCACAAAACAAAGGCGATGTGGTAACACAAAAATACCGTCAAGATGTGATTTTGAACAAACCCGTGATTACCCTAGATGCCATACCGCTTGTGAATCGCAATGTTTTGAATCAAAACAATTTTAAATTATCAGGCAGCATTACCCGCGATGATGATGTACCCGATGCGAAATTGAATATTGTCATTAAAATCAATGAAATTGACCACAAGCCCACTTTGCTTAGCGAAAACGGCAGCTTGCGCTGGGAATTGCCCATCAACCAACAGCAACTGAATGCGTGGGACAAACAAACCGTGAACGTACGCGCCGAAATCAGCGTAAGCGATTTGGCGGGCAACACCGCCACAGGCGAAAGTGTGAGCGGTCAGTTTGATGTGAAATTGAGCGCGGCATTGGATATTGAACTGGAAGATATTGGCAGAATCAACCCCAATGAAGATTTGACCGTTATAGGCAAAGTAACAGGCGAATTTAAGCCCAATGACCAAGTTACCATTCAGGTTGGCAGTAATGGCTTTCGTAAAAATGTTGAGATTGATGCCAGCACGGGGCAATTTACAGCCATTATTGATAAAGACCATTTGTTGGGCAACAACACCATTCATGCCACAATCAGCACAACCGACAGCGCAAACAACCCAATTAGCGCAGAAGGGCAAGCCACATACAGCGTACCGCAAGATGGCGACATCAATATTGTGTTGCAACACATCACGGGCGATGAACACATCAATGTGAGTGAAGCGCAATCGGACAACGTGCGCGTTTCAGGCAGCCTGAATGGGGAATTTGCCCACACGCAAAAGGGCAAAGAAATCGCCATGCGCATTCACGGCACCGAATACAAAGCCACGGTGGGCGAAGATTTGTCGTTTGCGTTTGAAGTGCGCGGTGCGGATTTAATTGCCCACCGAGGCTACGCGCTTACCGCCAGCTTGAACGACCACGGCAAAATTCATCAAAGCAACAATTTGAGCTACACCGTTGCGCCCGAAGCGATTGCCAAAATTCATTTGGACGATGTGAAACTGGATTTGGCACAAGAGCTGGGGTCGGTGCGGTTGTCGGGTAAGTTGGATTTCAGTAACAGTTTGTTTGCACAAGGGCAAAATGAGAATTTTGTTCGCGCCATAAAACTGAAAATTGGCGACCAAACCTTTAATGTGGGCATTAAACAAGATGAGCATACATTCTTTTTGGATTTGACGCATGAACAATATCAGGCGTTGAAAGGGCAGCCTATTTCTTATGAATTGATTGCTTATCATTCAGGTCATGGATATTTACAAGGACATGAGTATGAGAGTGCCAAGTACAAAAATTATGATGCGATTTATAATCGTGGTCGCAATTACTTACCCCATGTTATGGATGTCAATGGTCAAAAACAATTGGTTTTAAATAAGATGAGTGATGAATTTGCACAAAATGAATTGAAAAAAGTTCAGGTTGTATTTGATGAAACGCAAATTCAACTTACTCAACAACTTCAAATAGGCACTCAGCATGAAACAACAGTTTCAGGCAGGGTTAGTGGTGCTGCCCAATCAGGAGATGAAATCAGTATCACGATTGGTAATGCACATTACACCACACGCGTTAATGAAGATTTAAGTTTTGCCATTCAAGTGAAAAATGATGATTTAAAAGCTGTGTCAAATATTCAGGCAGCCTTAAAAATTCAAAATGCCAAGGGCGAGAACATCAGTCTAATGGATACCGTATCTGTATTACAAAATCGTGATGTTGGCGATTTGTTTGTGAATCCTCATGAATACACTACTGATAGGGTTGTTCAACACTCTGATGTAAATCATAACTTTGCCTATTTTATTGATGCAATTGATATGAGAAGTCAATATGGCTTTCTCAATTGGAATAAAACACCATTTGGAGGAAATACTGCTGAACCTGCGGTTATTAAATATTATTTTGCGAAAAAAGAAGATTATGTTAGCGATAATCCAGTATCAGCTGGCAAGCGGGTAATACCAGGTACTCAGGAAGATTATTCTGCTGAATTGAAAGCCGCTATTCATGATGCGTACGCATTTTATGAATCAGTAAGTAATTTAAAATTTCAACATACGGAGCATCGTGAAGAAGCAGATACGATATTAATGTCTGCGAGATTAAATGGTGGACACAGTGGTACAGGCTGGGACGGTGAGAAACTGATTTTAAATACACTGTATAATGAAGTAGATGAATTTAAAAAATACATCAATTTCCACGAAATTTTTCATACCCTTGGTGCAACACACATTGATGTGAGTAGCTATGATAAATTCAATCAGTGGTCTTACGCAAAGGCTGAACGAACAACTGAGGTCAGTGTTATGTCGTATGGCGACCACTTTGCAACACAATCTGGGCGCAATAATTTGGGTTTATATGATTTGGCATACTTACATTGGCGTTTTGGGGTGAATAAAAATCGCAATACAGGTAATGATGTTTATCGCTTTAATCAATATAATCCGATGATGCCTGATGGCAATATTTACATTTGGGACGCTGCTGGTGTAGATACTTTTGACGCTTCCAAAGAAAATGAAGGGGTTAATGTGAATTTAACTCCTGGGTCTTGGATTTATCGTGGTCAAATTTCAGATACTTTTCTAATTAAAAATAAAACTCATACTGAATATGGTGGAGAATTGGGTAAACCTTTAACAGAATATTTTACTGAGTTTGGCAATGAGTATATTGAAAGTGAAATAAATGGTGAGGAGTGGAAAATTAACAATGATATGTACACAAAATGGGGCTTTGCCATTACCAAAAACACCTACGTTGATGGACAAGCCTTCATCGGTTATGGCACGCAAATTGAAAACCTGATTGGTTCAGCCCATGACGATGTGTTAAAAGGCAATAAAGCCGACAACAACATCTACGGTGGCGATGGCAACGACCAAATTTGGGGCGATGAGGGCAACGATTTCCTAGACGGTGGCGCGGGCGCAGACCAAATGTACGGCGGTTTGGGCAACGACATTTATGTGGTGGACAACCTTGCCGATACCGTAACCGAATTGGACAATCAAGGCACCGATACCGTTTATGCCCACATTGACCACTACCGTTTGTCTGATTTTGTGGAAAATCTGACTCTGTTTGGCAATGCGTTACACGGCACAGGCAACGATTTGGCAAACACCATCATCGGCAACGATGGCAACAACGTGTTGCAAGGCTTGGGCGGCAACGACCGTTTGGACGGTGGACGCGGCAGCGATACACTCACAGGCGGCGATGGTGCGGATACGTTTGTGTTCAGCAGCCTGTTGGACGGTTCGGTGGACATCATTGGTGATTTTGACGTGTCGCAAGACAAAATTGAACTGGCTTTGAGCGCATTCAGTGGCTTAAATGCCCAAAATCTTGCCGAGCGTGTGAAATACGATGCCAGCAACGGTCATTTGTCTTACGACCCAGACGGCAATGGCAATGCGGACGCGATTCACTTTGCCACTTTGGAAAACAAAGCCGCTTTACGCATTGACGAAACGCATTTTATTTTGGGTTAA